Part of the Bubalus bubalis isolate 160015118507 breed Murrah chromosome 9, NDDB_SH_1, whole genome shotgun sequence genome is shown below.
ggagaacataggcaaaacactctctgacatacatcacagcaggatcctctatgacccacctcccagaatattggaaataaaagcaaaaataaacaaatgggacctaattaaccttaaaagcttctgcacatcaaaggaaactattagcaaggtgaaaagacagccttcagaatgggagaagataatagcaaatgaagaaactgacaaacaactaacctcgagaatatacaagcaactcctacagctcaactccagaaaaataaatgacccaatcaaaaaatgggccaaagaactaaatagacatttctccaaagaagacatacagatggctaacaaacacatgaaaagatgctcaacatcactcattatcagagaaatgcaaatcaaaaccactatgaggtaccatttcacaccagtcagaatggctgcgatccaaaagtctacaagtaataaatgctggagagtgtgtggagaaaagggaaccctcttacactgttggttggaatgcaaactagtacagccactatggagaacagtgtggagattccttaaaaaactggaaatagacctgccttatgatccagcaatcccactgctgggcatacacactgaggaaaccagaagggaaagagacacgagtaccccaatgttcatcgcagcactgtttataatagccaggacatggaagcaacctagatgtccatcagcagatgaatggataagaaagctgtggtacatatacacaatggagtattactcagccattaaaaagaatacatttgaatcagttctaatgaggtggatgaaactggagcctattatacagagtgaagtaagccagaaagaaaaacaccaatacagtatactaacacatatatggaatttagaaagatggtaacaataaccctgtgtacgagacagcaaaagagacactgatgtatagaacagtcttatggactctgtgggggagggagagggtgggaagatttgggagaatggcattgaaacatgtaaaatatcatgtatgaaatgagttgccagtccaggttcgatgcacgatactggatgcttggggctggtgcactgggacgacccagagggatggaatggggagggaggagggaggagggttcaggatggggaacacatgtatacctgtggcggattcattttgatatttggcaaaactaatacagttatgtaaagtttaaaaaaaaaataaaatctgttttgcaaaaaaattaaaaaaaaaataaataaagataataaaataaagataaaaaaaatattaagaagtagatataatgctAATATGAAGATGCTTACAGAGTAACCCCCTCTTACAGACATGTTAACTAGAGACCCTGGAGGAAAATGGATGGAAGTACAGGAAACAAGGTTGTTAATTCTGGGGGCAGGTACCCTGCGTAACACTTCCTGGCTGCAGAGAAAGATGAAAAGCCACTCACCCTCCCATCTCAGACTGTGGGGTGGTCTTGGTAATGACAATTGTCTTCCCGAGTTTGGATTCCAGGTCCACCTTGTAGTCCCTATGCCGGAGAAGCTCTCGCTTAACTGGCTGCACTGGTTTTCCTGAAATATAATGGGGAAGGAAGTCCCTTCATTATTAGAGTTCCTtaaccagaaaggaaaagaaatgcataaagtcCAAATCCAGAGgtctactttcatttcttttttgaaacatGAAGCAAAGGACACAACAGTCACTTCTAGCAGCAGCTAAGGAGAAGCTCAACACAAAAAATGACAAACAATTATTAACTCTCTACATCTTTTCTCCACTTTAAAGCCAAAGAATctaaaagcaattttgaaaattcATTAATTAACTGAAGGCAAAGAGTTCTGAATCTGCACAAAAAGCAACCTTTTAAAAGAACAGCAAGACCACTCTTAAAAGGGAGACCAATATTTAGGAAATAATCTGTTGCATGCCAAGCACTATTACACAAGTTACATAAAAACTAAAAGGTTTAGAGTGTGCAACCTGGTGTAGAAGAAAGTACGGTTTGAAAACAGACGAGAAAGTAAGATATTTCTTTCTACATAGTGGAATCTCTAGAAGAGGAGCACCAACTCCCTGACACTGTCTATCACACAGAGAACAGTGCTAGACTAAACAGTGCTAGGTTAAATACTATGTTTCCTGCTGAGAAAAGAGGCTCTTCAATAGTAGTAACACACAGCAGCGAAATACTCCTCCTCCTGTCGCTACTAAGGATTCCACTCTCTTCTCTGTACCGGAGGAAAGTACTAAATGAGCCAAGCAAAGGCAGAGCAAGGAAGCCGAGAATCACAGAGCTGGAAAGCACCTCAAAAGCACTTCAATCCATCTCGCTTTCACCTTACACCTGAAGAAATCGAGAACCAGGGAGGCAATAATCTGCCAGATATTACAGAAGTATGGAGGACAGCGCATTTCaactccccacccaccctccaaCCACTGCATCGCCTCTACAGTTAGCACTCGATGGAGCAAGTACCCACcatccttcttttctctctcttccgtGAGCCTCTTCTCGGCGAGCTTCTCATATTCATCTTTGTCCCACTTTCGGCGAAAGTCCAAGTTTTttgtctgggggaaaaaaatgcgcTTAAGATTCGCCgttaatcgtgtccaactcctggAAAAACTGAAGAAACCGCGTCCACGCTGCCAAGGCGGCCCGGGACCTGAAGAGAGTGAAGCCTCTCCGGACACCACTAGGAGGCTAAGGTTACCCCAGGACCCCAACCCGAGCCCTCCCCTATTCCTCAGACCCTGCGCGAGAGCCTCACTGGGGAGCTCTTGAACTGGAGCCATTATGTTGCGAAGAGGCGTCGGAAAGCCAGTTGGGTGAGGAATATTCAACGCCGAGAAGCCACCCCCTACCCCCGACTCCAAGCCTCCTCACACACAACACCTACCCCACTGCCTGACGCCATCTTCACTGCGAAGTGAATGGGAAGCCGGAAAATGCCGTAAAAAGCGGCCTTGAGCCGTAAAGCAAGCTTGCCTCCAATCAGCTTAGAGTCTCGTGTTCTAAAGGAGCTAAAAACTGGAGGGCTTCGAAAACAGGATTGTCAGCCCCGCCTCCGCGCCAAAGAAATAGCGCATGCGCAAGGCAAGTATGAAGCAACACGGAAGTAAGGGCGCCTGCAAACCTTTTGCCCTGGTTTTCAAAACAGGCAGATTCAACTCGCCTTAACAAGAGGAAAATAAGATTCAGATCAATGCTCTCTGATCTAGCCTAATAAACTTGCGTGCATTCCAGGAGTTTCCAAACATTTAAGGCTGAAgcgctgttcagttcagttcagttgctcagtcgtgtccgactctttgcgaccccatgaattgcagcacaccaggcctccctgtccatcaccaactcccggagttcactcagactcacgtccatcgagccagtgatgccatccagccatctcatcctctgtcgtccccttctcctcctgcccccaacccctcccagcatcagagtcttttccaatgagtcaactcttctcatgatgtggccaaagtactggagtttcagctttagcatcattccttccaaagaaaccccagggctgatctccttaagaatgaactggttggatctccttgcagtccaagggactctcaagagtcttctccaacaccacagttcaaaagcatcaattcttcagcgctcagctttcttcacagtccaactctcacatccaaacatgactactggaaaaaccatagccttgactagatggacctttgttggcaaagtaatgtctctgcttttcaatatgctatctaggttggtcataacttttcttccaaggagtaagcgctgTTATAGGGTCTCAAATGCTTCACTTTAGTGATTCACCGCAAGCACTAAGGATACAGGCTCAGAGCACTTAACTGTAAAGGTTGCAGCCTTcccaacacacaaacacaaagcaCTTTTTGCAATTTGTCTCTTTATCTTGAAGCAATGCTAGCACCCTTTGGTTCATTCATTTTTCCTCCACCTGAGTACATTAGGGTCATTCAATccatcagtttcagttcagttcagttgttcagtcgtgtccgactctttgcgaccccatgaattgcagcacaccaggctttcctgtccatcaccaactccataggGCACAGTTTCAACATGATTGGACTTGGGAAGGTGGGTATCAGCAACACTCCCGTGAAGAACTCTAGCAGATGTCTCACTATAGACACTGATGCAGTGGTGTGACTTTATCTCTaagttgggggcagggggaactGTGGTCATTCCCTTCACTCAGTACACAAGCATCACCCCAGGGAGATTACTCCTAGTTCACAGAATCCTCCAGTGTACACTCAAGCGTTTTCTATGGCCTATGCAAACCAACCCCTTGATAACGAATTACTCAAACTactccatttaaattttatttaatatattatacaACCTCTTCAAGAACAGCTACCTCCATGGCAGGACATGGAAGTCAGAGAAGTGATTCCGGCACAGGTAATGGGCTCCAAAAACATATCTCCATCTTGTCAGGTCACCTATTAAGTTCAACATTCAAGATTATTACCAAACAGGCTCACCCTGTTATCATTAACAGTGGATGGGCTAGAGAGATGCCACATCAATATGGGCAGTGCAATGCCCTTAGGATAGCATCTCTGTtctcaaacaaaacagaaagtggTCATTTCCCCTCCTTGCTGTCTCCCCAAAACTCCCTGGACAGCCCATGACTAGGTTTTGGACAAACTTTCCAGAAGCCATAGTGGAAGGCTAAATATTTGACTTTTGATCTCAATGGTTCAGAATCCTCTCAACCTGAGGTGACTTTCCAAGAGACTTGCTGACAGCAACCATCTCAGCACATTGTTGGTAGCGTTCAACGGCATTTCAAATCTGCCATCTGCCTTGGCAGTTACAGCATATCTCTTTCACATACCAGCCATCTGTGCCCATGCATAGCTGCTCACACTAGCCTAGGAGTCCTCAGGGCGTTCTACAGTTCTGTACCCAGTAAGGATGAAGGATCCAGACACACTTGTCACAAATTCTGGCCAGCAGGTGTGAAGTCCATTAGGAAGTCAGTCCTAGGTGAAACCTTTTCTACAAAGATCAGCAGATGGCATTCAGGTAATGATCAAGATTCAGACAGTCGTTTCTGAATTTCAGCCACTAGATTTTCCCGTTTAATGGCCACCTGAAACATAAGAGAACCCTCACGTGACAAACTAGAGAGTGATACTAGTTTCTTAGCCTCTACTTTTCTGGATTCATTTAACTCTGCAACTGCTCCCACTACTTGGGCAACCAGTAGGGAGGAGTACGTGCTTCAACCTGACCTGAAGAATGTTTCCCCTCAAGACTAAAGTGATTCAAATACCTAATCTATGTCTGTTTTGTTGATTAATCTTGAAATACCCATGGAGATTTCACTTGTCTTTTTGCCCATCCAGCCAATCATCAGCTATAATGGTTGCCCAGGATGGCACCTCATTCACTTCTATCACTATTAACCCTGGAGATACTTCCACagctaaaatatacatatttctcaaaGAATCTAAGGAAGGTAGAAACACTTGGTCCCTTCTATTTCTGGCTGGCCTGACTCACCTCCTCCCTGCTGGCCACTGAACGGAGCTTGATGACCCCTTCCTTCAGTTCTTGCTCACCAATAATGACCACCAGTGGAATTCCCATGTTCTCACAGTAGTGCAGTTGGGGTAGTAGTTTAGGGTTGTTCTTATACATCAGCTCTGCCTAAAAAGGGTGAAGTTAAGAATAGAGGATTTAGAAGTTAAGTATACCACTAAAATCCCAGGAGCAAACATATCTAAAAAGTAAGTAGCTAGCCTACTTGTACCCTAAGAAGATACTCCAGTGAATACTAGAAATGTCTTGAGTTCCACCCTAGGTATAAGCTAGAAGTGGGCCTGGTGCATGAATTCTACATATACCTAGATAGTGTAGATTTTAGCTCCTTTATACCTTGATCCCAGCATCCCAAAGCTCTGCAATTAGCTTCAACCGTTCTTGAAGAAAGTTCTTCTGTGGTGTGGCCACAAACACTTGGGTCTCTGTGGTCCGTATCTTCTCACCAAAAGTctagtaaaagagagagagaaagtaaactaataaaaacttttgcaccaatatttcaaaaaaacaaaaacaatcatcAAAAAACAGTCCAACTGCACCTCCAGAAACATGAGTTTTTTAGGTATGCAGCCCCACTCTAATCCTACCAAGGACCTACCTTCATCCTCTGCTCCACAATGGAGAAGATTCGCTCTACCCCAATGCTGAGCCCCACACATGGCACCTTGTGGCCTCTGGGGTCAAACATGCCCACCAGCCCATCATAGCGACCACCAGAAGCCACACTGCCCACATTCAGTGGCTCCTCCTCAGCATGCACTGGGGTCTGTAGCAGCACTGCTTCATAGATCACTCCTGTATAGTAGTCCAGGCCTCGAGCCAAGCTCAGGTCAAAGGAGACCTGCAGAGACAAAGTTACAGTCAATGTCACACAAGACTCAGGACCCTAAGAGCCCTAGACACAGCAAGAGGTCAACTCCCTACTCAGCTAACCTTTTCAGCAACTCCAAATAAAGTCAGGTATTCAAACAGCAGCTTCAGGTCTCCCAACCCCTCTAGGGCCTGCTTGTTCTGGGATAGTCTGGGATCCTGGAACATTTGCTCCACCAAGGATATCCCACCTGGGGAGACATGTGGGGAGAAATAAGTTCTCTGCTATACACCCAGATGTGTTTCATTCAAATTTAACCCTAATGTACTCCAACTAGTCCTccccattttctttaaaaaaaaaaaagaaagatcctgATCACATCTGACCAGATTTCCCTCATCTACCTCCACCTTTGACATCTGAAGACATAACTGGTTACAGTAAGTAAAAAGGTTATTAAATTCAAACCAGGCTCTGGAACTTAGCACATTTATGGAAAGGAGCTGTTTCAGAGGTAGAAGTTATACACGGATCACCCTTACTCTGGTTCTATCACGTACCTCTAAAATAAAAAGTGGTTCTTACCATGACATTGGACATAATCCCCAATTCGATCAGCCACTTCAGGAGCCAGGCCTTTCTTTACCACCATCTCATGTCTCACATCTTTCCAAGATATCTGCACAAACATCCAAACATTAGGCTAGCCCCAAGACCCCTCTTTCTCTAAAtggaaaaggacatcttatttCATTCATTAGGTATGTCACAAGTAGCTAACACTATACTCAGCACAGTTAGAGGCAGCTTAGGAAATCTAGCCATAATCTCCACTGCACAGCAAAATTCAGGTGTTGTTTCAGAATGTCTCCTTACTTTCCTCCCAGAAATAACTCACTTCTGGCCACAATCTCCTCTAAGGGTATAGGTTTGAAGGCAGGGTCTACTGAAGCATGTCTTCTTCATTACCTTGTCTAGTTTGTCTACCGAGGAGCAAATGGCATGGAACTTGCTTTCAGGAACACCACAGACAGCAAATATCCCATCCAAAATCCGTCGGTCACTGACCTGTGAACTcaatggaagcaacccaaatgcctTGTCAATGACCTCT
Proteins encoded:
- the HARS2 gene encoding histidine--tRNA ligase, mitochondrial isoform X2 produces the protein MPQLGLLPGRAWTVLLGQLRRPPGALCIRAVRSHSQVAEALFASQLKPHQEKSNFIIKTPKGTRDLSPQQMVVREKILDVVVSCFKRHGAKGLDTPAFELKEILTEKYGEDSGLIYDLKDQGGELLSLRYDLTVPFARYLAMNKVKKMKCYHVGKVWRRESPTIVQGRYREFYQCDFDIAGQFDPMIPDAECLKIMCEILSGLHLGDFLIKISWKDVRHEMVVKKGLAPEVADRIGDYVQCHGGISLVEQMFQDPRLSQNKQALEGLGDLKLLFEYLTLFGVAEKVSFDLSLARGLDYYTGVIYEAVLLQTPVHAEEEPLNVGSVASGGRYDGLVGMFDPRGHKVPCVGLSIGVERIFSIVEQRMKTFGEKIRTTETQVFVATPQKNFLQERLKLIAELWDAGIKAELMYKNNPKLLPQLHYCENMGIPLVVIIGEQELKEGVIKLRSVASREEVAIKRENLVAEIQKRLSES
- the HARS2 gene encoding histidine--tRNA ligase, mitochondrial isoform X5 gives rise to the protein MVVREKILDVVVSCFKRHGAKGLDTPAFELKEILTEKYGEDSGLIYDLKDQGGELLSLRYDLTVPFARYLAMNKVKKMKCYHVGKVWRRESPTIVQGRYREFYQCDFDIAGQFDPMIPDAECLKIMCEILSGLHLGDFLIKVSDRRILDGIFAVCGVPESKFHAICSSVDKLDKISWKDVRHEMVVKKGLAPEVADRIGDYVQCHGGISLVEQMFQDPRLSQNKQALEGLGDLKLLFEYLTLFGVAEKVSFDLSLARGLDYYTGVIYEAVLLQTPVHAEEEPLNVGSVASGGRYDGLVGMFDPRGHKVPCVGLSIGVERIFSIVEQRMKTFGEKIRTTETQVFVATPQKNFLQERLKLIAELWDAGIKAELMYKNNPKLLPQLHYCENMGIPLVVIIGEQELKEGVIKLRSVASREEVAIKRENLVAEIQKRLSES
- the HARS2 gene encoding histidine--tRNA ligase, mitochondrial isoform X1 — encoded protein: MPQLGLLPGRAWTVLLGQLRRPPGALCIRAVRSHSQVAEALFASQLKPHQEKSNFIIKTPKGTRDLSPQQMVVREKILDVVVSCFKRHGAKGLDTPAFELKEILTEKYGEDSGLIYDLKDQGGELLSLRYDLTVPFARYLAMNKVKKMKCYHVGKVWRRESPTIVQGRYREFYQCDFDIAGQFDPMIPDAECLKIMCEILSGLHLGDFLIKVSDRRILDGIFAVCGVPESKFHAICSSVDKLDKISWKDVRHEMVVKKGLAPEVADRIGDYVQCHGGISLVEQMFQDPRLSQNKQALEGLGDLKLLFEYLTLFGVAEKVSFDLSLARGLDYYTGVIYEAVLLQTPVHAEEEPLNVGSVASGGRYDGLVGMFDPRGHKVPCVGLSIGVERIFSIVEQRMKTFGEKIRTTETQVFVATPQKNFLQERLKLIAELWDAGIKAELMYKNNPKLLPQLHYCENMGIPLVVIIGEQELKEGVIKLRSVASREEVAIKRENLVAEIQKRLSES
- the HARS2 gene encoding histidine--tRNA ligase, mitochondrial isoform X4 → MPQLGLLPGRAWTVLLGQLRRPPGALCIRAVRSHSQVAEALFASQLKPHQEKSNFIIKTPKGTRDLSPQQMVVREKILDVVVSCFKRHGAKGLDTPAFELKEILTEKYGEDSGLIYDLKDQGGELLSLRYDLTVPFARYLAMNKVKKMKCYHVGKVWRRESPTIVQGRYREFYQCDFDIAGQFDPMIPDAECLKIMCEILSGLHLGDFLIKVSDRRILDGIFAVCGVPESKFHAICSSVDKLDKISWKDVRHEMVVKKGLAPEVADRIGDYVQCHGGISLVEQMFQDPRLSQNKQALEGLGDLKLLFEYLTLFGVAEKVSFDLSLARGLDYYTGVIYEAVLLQTPVHAEEEPLNVGSVASGGRYDGLVGMFDPRGHKVPCVGLSIGVERIFSIVEQRMKTFGEKIRTTETQVFVATPQKNFLQERLKLIAELWDAGIKVAIKRENLVAEIQKRLSES
- the HARS2 gene encoding histidine--tRNA ligase, mitochondrial isoform X3 translates to MPQLGLLPGRAWTVLLGQLRRPPGALCIRAVRSHSQVAEALFASQLKPHQEKSNFIIKTPKGTRDLSPQQMVVREKILDVVVSCFKRHGAKGLDTPAFELKEILTEKYGEDSGLIYDLKDQGGELLSLRYDLTVPFARYLAMNKVKKMKCYHVGKVWRRESPTIVQGRYREFYQCDFDIAGQFDPMIPDAECLKIMCEILSGLHLGDFLIKVSDRRILDGIFAVCGVPESKFHAICSSVDKLDKISWKDVRHEMVVKKGLAPEVADRIGDYVQCHGGISLVEQMFQDPRLSQNKQALEGLGDLKLLFEYLTLFGVAEKVSFDLSLARGLDYYTGVIYEAVLLQTPVHAEEEPLNVGSVASGGRYDGLVGMFDPRGHKVPCVGLSIGVERIFSIVEQRMKTFGEKIRTTETQVFVATPQKNFLQERLKLIAELWDAGIKAELMYKNNPKLLPQLHYCENMGIPLVVIIGGH